From one Solanum stenotomum isolate F172 chromosome 12, ASM1918654v1, whole genome shotgun sequence genomic stretch:
- the LOC125846426 gene encoding homeobox protein knotted-1-like LET6 isoform X2, which produces MEGGSSGNTNTSCLMMMGYGDHENNNNGNGNATLCAPQMMMMMPPPPPSLTNNNNAETCNNNNNILFLPFMDTNNNNPQEDNNSSSIKSKIMAHPHYPRLLSAYLSCQKIGAPPEVVARLEEICATSATMGRNSSSGGIIGEDPALDQFMEAYCEMLTKYEQELSKPFKEAMVFLSRIECQFKALTLAPNSSHESALGEAMDRNGSSDEEVDVNNSFIDPQAEDRELKGQLLRKYSGYLGSLKQEFMKKRKKGKLPKEARQQLVDWWLRHIKWPYPSESQKLALAESTGLDQKQINNWFINQRKRHWKPSEDMQFVVMDAAHPHYYMDNVLANHFPMDMTPSLL; this is translated from the exons ATGGAAGGTGGTTCTAGTGGAAATACTAATACATCTTGTTTAATGATGATGGGCTATGGAGATCAtgaaaacaacaacaatggGAATGGAAATGCAACACTTTGTGCTCCtcaaatgatgatgatgatgcctcctcctcctccttctttaACTAACAATAACAATGCAGAAAcctgcaacaacaacaacaatatccTTTTTCTTCCTTTCATGGACACCAACAACAATAATCCTCAAGAAGACAACAACTCTTCTTCAATCAAGTCAAAGATTATGGCTCATCCTCACTACCCTCGTCTCTTGTCTGCTTATCTCAGTTGTCAAAAG ATAGGAGCTCCGCCGGAAGTGGTGGCAAGGCTAGAGGAAATATGTGCCACGTCAGCAACAATGGGCCGTAACAGTAGTAGTGGTGGAATCATTGGAGAAGATCCTGCACTAGATCAGTTCATGGAGGCTTATTGTGAGATGCTGACAAAATATGAACAAGAACTCTCTAAACCCTTTAAGGAAGCCATGGTTTTTCTCTCAAGAATTGAGTGTCAGTTCAAAGCTTTAACACTTGCAcctaattcttctcatgaatctg CTCTGGGCGAGGCAATGGATAGAAATGGATCATCTGATGAAGAGGTTGACGTGAATAACAGTTTCATCGACCCTCAGGCTGAGGATAGAGAGCTCAAAGGTCAATTATTGCGCAAGTACAGTGGGTACTTGGGAAGCCTTAAGCAGGAGTTcatgaagaagaggaagaaaggCAAGCTGCCTAAGGAAGCAAGGCAACAATTGGTGGACTGGTGGCTTAGACATATTAAATGGCCATATCCATCG GAATCCCAGAAGCTTGCACTAGCTGAATCAACGGGATTGGACCAGAAGCAAATAAACAACTGGTTTATCAACCAAAGAAAGAGGCATTGGAAACCATCAGAAGATATGCAATTTGTTGTGATGGATGCTGCTCATCCACATTACTATATGGATAATGTTCTTGCTAACCATTTCCCAATGGATATGACACCGTCTTTACTCTGA
- the LOC125846429 gene encoding plant UBX domain-containing protein 4-like, with protein MSSRDSKKPSRQTSGSRAGGIRTLSDLNRPSGHDSDSDSDGPQEYYTGGEKSGMLVQDPSKHNDVDSIFDRARQVGATQGPLENVVPSSSSTSFTGSARTLAGETVPTSAAPQPPESIVHNIVFWRNGFTVNDGPLRRLDDPENASFLESITKSECPRELAPADTRSQVHCNLIRRDENCPEPEKRQVSFQGVGRTLGSSATPATSEPSASAPTSTVPAASTSVLDESLPSTSLQIRLADGSRMVAHFNFHQTVGDIRAFIDASRPSDTRAYQLQTVGFPPKMLSDPTQTIEQAGLANSVVIQKF; from the exons ATGTCCTCACGCGATAGCAAGAAACCCTCTAGGCAAACCTCCGGTAGCCGTGCCGGAGGAATTCGTACACTTTCCGATCTCAATCGTCCATCCGGTCACGATTCCGACAGCGATTCCGATGGTCCCCAAGAATACTACACCGGTGGTGAAAAAAG TGGAATGCTTGTTCAAGATCCTTCAAAGCATAATGATGTGGACTCCATCTTTGACCGAGCTAGGCAAGTGGGTGCCACGCAAGGTCCTTTGGAAAATGTCGTCCctagttcaagctcaacaagcTTTACTGGATCTGCGAGAACACTTGCAGGGGAGACAGTGCCAACATCAGCAGCTCCTCAACCGCCCGAGTCCATCGTGCACAATATTGTCTTCTGGAGAAATGGTTTCACTGTAAATGATGGTCCTTTGAGAAGGCTGGATGATCCTGAAAATGCATCTTTTCTGGAG AGTATCACAAAGTCTGAATGTCCTAGAGAGTTGGCTCCTGCAGATACCAGATCCCAGGTGCATTGCAACCTCATAAGAAGGGATGAGAACTGTCCT GAACCAGAGAAACGCCAAGTTTCGTTTCAGGGAGTGGGAAGAACACTTGGAAGCAGCGCAACTCCAGCAACTTCTGAGCCATCTGCTTCTGCTCCCACAAGCACAGTCCCAGCAGCTTCCACAAGTGTTCTGGATGAATCATTGCCTTCGACCTCGCTTCAAATTAGATTGGCAGATGGAAGTCGCATGGTTGCACACTTCAACTTCCACCAAACTGTTGGCGACATCCGTGCCTTCATTGATGCTTCAAGGCCAAGTGACACCAGGGCATATCAACTACAAACTGTTGGATTTCCTCCTAAAATGCTCAGTGACCCAACCCAAACGATTGAGCAAGCAGGACTGGCAAATTCAGTGGTTATACAAAAATTTTAA
- the LOC125846426 gene encoding homeobox protein knotted-1-like LET6 isoform X3 produces the protein MSFHWEDHENNNNGNGNATLCAPQMMMMMPPPPPSLTNNNNAETCNNNNNILFLPFMDTNNNNPQEDNNSSSIKSKIMAHPHYPRLLSAYLSCQKIGAPPEVVARLEEICATSATMGRNSSSGGIIGEDPALDQFMEAYCEMLTKYEQELSKPFKEAMVFLSRIECQFKALTLAPNSSHESVVALGEAMDRNGSSDEEVDVNNSFIDPQAEDRELKGQLLRKYSGYLGSLKQEFMKKRKKGKLPKEARQQLVDWWLRHIKWPYPSESQKLALAESTGLDQKQINNWFINQRKRHWKPSEDMQFVVMDAAHPHYYMDNVLANHFPMDMTPSLL, from the exons ATCAtgaaaacaacaacaatggGAATGGAAATGCAACACTTTGTGCTCCtcaaatgatgatgatgatgcctcctcctcctccttctttaACTAACAATAACAATGCAGAAAcctgcaacaacaacaacaatatccTTTTTCTTCCTTTCATGGACACCAACAACAATAATCCTCAAGAAGACAACAACTCTTCTTCAATCAAGTCAAAGATTATGGCTCATCCTCACTACCCTCGTCTCTTGTCTGCTTATCTCAGTTGTCAAAAG ATAGGAGCTCCGCCGGAAGTGGTGGCAAGGCTAGAGGAAATATGTGCCACGTCAGCAACAATGGGCCGTAACAGTAGTAGTGGTGGAATCATTGGAGAAGATCCTGCACTAGATCAGTTCATGGAGGCTTATTGTGAGATGCTGACAAAATATGAACAAGAACTCTCTAAACCCTTTAAGGAAGCCATGGTTTTTCTCTCAAGAATTGAGTGTCAGTTCAAAGCTTTAACACTTGCAcctaattcttctcatgaatctg TTGTAGCTCTGGGCGAGGCAATGGATAGAAATGGATCATCTGATGAAGAGGTTGACGTGAATAACAGTTTCATCGACCCTCAGGCTGAGGATAGAGAGCTCAAAGGTCAATTATTGCGCAAGTACAGTGGGTACTTGGGAAGCCTTAAGCAGGAGTTcatgaagaagaggaagaaaggCAAGCTGCCTAAGGAAGCAAGGCAACAATTGGTGGACTGGTGGCTTAGACATATTAAATGGCCATATCCATCG GAATCCCAGAAGCTTGCACTAGCTGAATCAACGGGATTGGACCAGAAGCAAATAAACAACTGGTTTATCAACCAAAGAAAGAGGCATTGGAAACCATCAGAAGATATGCAATTTGTTGTGATGGATGCTGCTCATCCACATTACTATATGGATAATGTTCTTGCTAACCATTTCCCAATGGATATGACACCGTCTTTACTCTGA
- the LOC125846426 gene encoding homeobox protein knotted-1-like LET6 isoform X1, with protein MEGGSSGNTNTSCLMMMGYGDHENNNNGNGNATLCAPQMMMMMPPPPPSLTNNNNAETCNNNNNILFLPFMDTNNNNPQEDNNSSSIKSKIMAHPHYPRLLSAYLSCQKIGAPPEVVARLEEICATSATMGRNSSSGGIIGEDPALDQFMEAYCEMLTKYEQELSKPFKEAMVFLSRIECQFKALTLAPNSSHESVVALGEAMDRNGSSDEEVDVNNSFIDPQAEDRELKGQLLRKYSGYLGSLKQEFMKKRKKGKLPKEARQQLVDWWLRHIKWPYPSESQKLALAESTGLDQKQINNWFINQRKRHWKPSEDMQFVVMDAAHPHYYMDNVLANHFPMDMTPSLL; from the exons ATGGAAGGTGGTTCTAGTGGAAATACTAATACATCTTGTTTAATGATGATGGGCTATGGAGATCAtgaaaacaacaacaatggGAATGGAAATGCAACACTTTGTGCTCCtcaaatgatgatgatgatgcctcctcctcctccttctttaACTAACAATAACAATGCAGAAAcctgcaacaacaacaacaatatccTTTTTCTTCCTTTCATGGACACCAACAACAATAATCCTCAAGAAGACAACAACTCTTCTTCAATCAAGTCAAAGATTATGGCTCATCCTCACTACCCTCGTCTCTTGTCTGCTTATCTCAGTTGTCAAAAG ATAGGAGCTCCGCCGGAAGTGGTGGCAAGGCTAGAGGAAATATGTGCCACGTCAGCAACAATGGGCCGTAACAGTAGTAGTGGTGGAATCATTGGAGAAGATCCTGCACTAGATCAGTTCATGGAGGCTTATTGTGAGATGCTGACAAAATATGAACAAGAACTCTCTAAACCCTTTAAGGAAGCCATGGTTTTTCTCTCAAGAATTGAGTGTCAGTTCAAAGCTTTAACACTTGCAcctaattcttctcatgaatctg TTGTAGCTCTGGGCGAGGCAATGGATAGAAATGGATCATCTGATGAAGAGGTTGACGTGAATAACAGTTTCATCGACCCTCAGGCTGAGGATAGAGAGCTCAAAGGTCAATTATTGCGCAAGTACAGTGGGTACTTGGGAAGCCTTAAGCAGGAGTTcatgaagaagaggaagaaaggCAAGCTGCCTAAGGAAGCAAGGCAACAATTGGTGGACTGGTGGCTTAGACATATTAAATGGCCATATCCATCG GAATCCCAGAAGCTTGCACTAGCTGAATCAACGGGATTGGACCAGAAGCAAATAAACAACTGGTTTATCAACCAAAGAAAGAGGCATTGGAAACCATCAGAAGATATGCAATTTGTTGTGATGGATGCTGCTCATCCACATTACTATATGGATAATGTTCTTGCTAACCATTTCCCAATGGATATGACACCGTCTTTACTCTGA
- the LOC125846434 gene encoding chromatin remodeling protein EBS-like, whose product MAKRPEKRDLPLYIITGTTKVVRVGDCVLMRPSENDKAPYVARVEKIEAGSNNHTYVHVTWYYRPEESMGGRRQFHGSKELFLSDHHDVQSAHTIEGKCTVHTFKNYTKLENVGPDDYYCRFEYKAATGAFMPDRVAVYCKCEMPYNPDDLMVQCEQCKDWYHPACVGLTSEQTKQLADFVCSDCSSSVKKSVNTPVPLSSGKVVPKRQKR is encoded by the exons ATGGCAAAGAGACCTGAAAAACGAGACTTGCCCCTTTACATCATTACAGGCACCACCAAAGTTGTCAGAG TTGGGGACTGTGTGTTGATGAGGCCATCAGAAAACGATAAGGCTCCATATGTAGCACGTGTCGAGAAAATTGAAGCTGGTAGCAACAACCACACTTATGTGCATGTTACATGGTATTACCGGCCAGAGGAGTCAATGGGAGGGCGGAGACAGTTTCATGGATCAAAGGAGTTATTCTTGTCAGACCACCATGATGTTCAAAGTGCCCACACAATAGAAGGGAAGTGCACTGTTCATACATTCAAGAACTATACTAAGCTTGAGAATGTTGGTCCAGATGATTACTACTGTCGGTTTGAGTATAAAGCGGCAACTGGAGCTTTTATGCCAGATCGTGTTGCAGT GTATTGCAAATGTGAGATGCCATACAACCCAGATGATTTAATGGTACAATGCGAGCAGTGCAAGGACTG GTATCATCCGGCCTGTGTGGGCTTGACTAGTGAACAAACTAAACAACTAGCTGACTTTGTTTGTTCCGATTGCTCATCCTCTGTGAAGAAGTCTGTTAATACTCCAGTCCCTCTGTCCAGTGGCAAG GTTGTGCCAAAGCGCCAGAAGAGGTAG